In Nasonia vitripennis strain AsymCx chromosome 2, Nvit_psr_1.1, whole genome shotgun sequence, a genomic segment contains:
- the LOC100122796 gene encoding uncharacterized protein LOC100122796 encodes MSSDNSSECQVKQRKPVAELKDKISSASRDNDNDSRQESSAVVASEERTTWQSVKYYFNRFRYYHFLVADTLDKYASALCLWLINLYLRLFMGIGPTGPSVLDEPDDD; translated from the coding sequence ATGTCGTCGGATAATTCGAGCGAGTGTCAAGTGAAGCAGAGAAAACCCGTAGCGGAGCTGAAGGATAAGATCTCGAGCGCTAGTCGCGATAACGATAATGACAGCCGGCAAGAGTCGAGCGCAGTTGTAGCGAGCGAAGAGCGAACCACCTGGCAGAGCGTCAAATACTACTTCAACCGATTTCGATACTATCACTTCCTCGTCGCCGATACCCTCGACAAATACGCCTCGGCCCTGTGCCTCTGGCTTATCAATCTGTATTTGAGGCTCTTCATGGGCATAGGACCCACAGGGCCCTCCGTGCTCGACGAGCCCGACGACGATTGa
- the LOC100678233 gene encoding alpha-tocopherol transfer protein-like, protein MVPLLESCSTEELCLALDGSEKLLEDLRTRLREWLEMQPHLPKDMPDRRLEYFPISTKLQSLELAKQKLDMYYTVRRLVPELFTDRDPSSASFAKLRQSLQWVCLPKLTPEKYRVSILRSLNEDASKFQPWDLFKYTFMVGDVRISECRSLGDIYIYDLSAMRLGHLAKLTPAILKKCEVAATKAYGARIKGIHFVNAPSFIDRIVTLVKSAIKPKLAARIHVHSSGLESLYDSIPKSVLPLDYGGEEPSMDQLDEKWQSKLSEWRDWFLREEKSGTVDEALRPATAPTLNVDDLFGFHGSFRKLELD, encoded by the exons ATGGTTCCTCTACTCGAGAGCTGTAGTACCGAGGAGCTGTGTTTGGCTCTCGATGGAAGTGAGAAGTTGTTGGAGGATCTTAGGACAAGGCTGAGGGAGTGGTTGGAGATGCAGCCGCACTTGCCGAAAG ACATGCCAGACCGTCGGCTCGAGTACTTCCCCATCAGTACGAAGCTGCAGAGCCTCGAGCTGGCCAAACAGAAGCTCGACATGTACTACACGGTCAGGCGGCTCGTTCCCGAGCTTTTCACCGACAGGGACCCTTCTTCCGCCTCGTTCGCCAAGCTGCGCCAATCTCT CCAGTGGGTCTGTCTGCCGAAGCTCACTCCCGAAAAGTACAGGGTCTCGATTCTGCGCTCGCTCAACGAGGACGCCAGCAAGTTCCAGCCTTGGGACCTGTTCAA GTACACCTTTATGGTAGGCGACGTGCGCATATCCGAGTGCCGGAGCCTCGGCGACATCTACATCTACGATCTCTCGGCTATGCGGCTGGGCCACCTCGCCAAGCTGACGCCGGCTATTTTGAAAAAGTGCGAGGTCGCCGCGACG AAGGCCTACGGGGCCAGAATCAAGGGCATCCACTTCGTCAACGCGCCGAGCTTCATCGACCGCATCGTCACGCTCGTCAAGTCGGCGATCAAGCCGAAACTCGCCGCCAGG ATACACGTGCACTCGTCGGGCCTGGAATCGCTGTACGATTCGATACCCAAGTCGGTGCTGCCGCTGGACTACGGCGGTGAAGAGCCGTCGATGGATCAGCTCGACGAGAAGTGGCAGTCGAAACTGTCCGAGTGGAGGGACTGGTTTCTCAGGGAGGAAAAATCCGGGACGGTAGACGAGGCTCTACGTCCAGCCACAGCGCCGACGCTCAACGTCGACGATCTCTTCGGCTTTCACGGATCCTTCCGAAAGCTCGAGCTTGACTGA